From the genome of Fusarium fujikuroi IMI 58289 draft genome, chromosome FFUJ_chr06:
GAAAGTGAGCTTGATTGGGACGTCCAACTTGGTTGCTACTGTAACCATATAGGGGCTGAAAATGCTTAGCTTTGGAGTCAATATCAAGATCAATCCTATAACTCACGTGTAAAATACCATTATGATATCGTAAAAGAACAGACCAACCAGGATCAGAGTACTAGTCAAGAAGTCTGTGGGCGAGATGAGTTGAAGGGAGCCATAACACATGGCGTAACCAAGCATATTACTCAACAATGGGGAGGTAGTTGATGAATAAATGAGCGCTGTGGCTAGTGCCATGACCAAGGACACTACATGAGCAAACTTGATTCGGCCTTCCTCTTTACCCATTCCATggatgaagagcttgatggccCAGTGCCGCTTCAGGAGGCCTCGGAGCTCCCAGCCAGACTTGCGGATCTTCTCCGAGAACGCCAAACAGGCGAATGGCCCAGGAAAGGGGTTTTGCGTTTTGGGGATCGCTGCGTCAGGGTTTCCCGCATCATCGCAGACTTGTACcgatcttgtcttctgaTCCGCTTCCCTTAGTCGCCCATCACGGCCGCGCCAGTATCGTGGAAACGCCAGGCTGGTCACTACCTCAATGCCATGAGAATAGATAGATACCAGACTAGCAACCGACATGGTAGACATGTACCAGCGCAGAATTTTGTTCAGAATGTCAGGGTCCTTAAGCCATTGAATCAGGTAGTACAGGCCAATAAGAACAGCGCCAGCCATAAGCGGGAAAACAATGGCATCGGAGGGCTCAAGTCCCTGTGCAAAactctcctcatcgtcatctttgGAGCcaggcttctttttcttcgcAGGTTGTGCAGATGGGGGTCGCCGAAGAGCAGCGTGGGCGCCAAGATAGATGATACCAATAGCGCTGAGGACGAGCCTGACTTCAAGCATAACAAAACTCAGATCTTTTATATGGGCAAAAGATGAGAGCCAACTTTGCCCATTGGAGAGGGTAGAGTTTAGAGCATCGAATGAGCCCTCCAGGGCGGCTGGATCTGTAGCGTTTTCTGCCATGGTTTGACTGGAAGACGTTGCGaatgttgatggtgaagagaaaGCAACGTGTTCTAAGCCTTGACAAGTTTGTGTAAAGTGATAGTTAAGGGCCAGTCATGACATTTCGTGGCAATCTTCAGCACGCTGATtctgttttttcttttttttggCGGAAAAATTGCAGTATCGTCTCAACAAAAGAATGATAGTTTTCCTGCATGAAAGGTCAAAAAAGTacagaaaaagaacaaagtCCTGGCATAGAGTATCTTTGTAGATGACGTCTGAAAAGTGAAATAGCTCACTGAGCTGAAAGTGAACAGAAGGTTATGGGGCTGAAATATAGTGACCTGCGTTTTGCTGCAGAGTTGTTTGACCAATCATGCAGCTCGCAGTGCTAGAAGCTCAAGGTGCATGCCAAGCCCACCATCATGTTgaatctacctacctatagaTAGAGATGCCGACCTTATTTTGGTAGGAAAAGCACAATGAACGTTGACAGTATGAAAAGGAAAAACAAGCTGCCTTAGCAGTGGTGATACTACCTATGATACATCCCATGTGAAATGTTTATCTTGATCTTATAGCCCAACAACCAGTGACCTCGCTCCTCCATGTTGCTAGACTAAAGCTGGTTGTGTCTACGGGTTTGGCAGATCATAAATTTCCCCTCCATCATAAACAACTtacaaccaacagcatcgCAATCATGGCAACGAACATATCACTCGAGACCACAATGGTACGTCGCAAACTCTCGTCTTTGACTACAGCTACTGACAGGCTACAGGGCTCGCTCACCGTTGAGCTCTACACCAACCACGCCCCCAAGACCTGCAATAACTTCACCACCCTTGTCCGTCGCGGCTACTacgacaacaccatcttccaCCGCATCATCCCCAATTTCATGATCCAGGGCGGCGACCCAACGGGAACGGGTCGCGGAGGAAGCTCTATCTACGGCGACAAGTTCGAGGACGAGATCGATCCGGGTCTCAAGCACACAGGCGCTGGCATCTTGAGCATGGCCAACGCAGGCCCCAACACAAACGGATCGCAGTTTTTTATCACGCTTGCGCCTACACCTTGGCTCGATGGCAAACACACTATCTTTGGAAGGGTCAAATCCGGCATGAGTACTGTGAAGAGAATGGGCATGGTCAAGACTGGGTCTGAGGACAGGCCAAACGAGGACATCAAGATTGTCAAGGCTCGCATTgtagaggaggaggaggaggtctAGATAGAAGGCATTCGCGGGGTGGATTATACATCTCTAGCATTGGCGTTCAGGATTAAAAGTTACAAGTCGTGGTCACGGTCACGGCCAAAGTCACAGGTCGCGTTCAAGATCATATATCTGCAAATATCCATTGTTGTTGTACTCATTACGCCAAAAACGCCCCGGTCCCTTTTCCATGGATGCTGTGAATATCCGGTCCCGGTAACCTTAGCCAACCAGCTCGCCATTCCAATGCAATGATGTATTGATGATAATACAAGTAGAGTAaatgttcttgagaagcaagCGATAAGCAAATGATGCCCTTTGTCGCGTGACGTACTGCCTGCTTCTATCGTATCCAACCATAACATTCATACTGATGCCTGTAGGCCAGGCTGACGTCAAGAGGACAGCCTGACACGCCATCAGATCGATGATATATCGCTCATGATGCTGTTCCCGAGCGAGATCTACTGGGGAGGGGATGAGAGAGTGTCTGAAGATTCTGATTCTCCAGTTGCCTCGCGGATGAGGCTAGACTTGGGCTTGGGTGACCCCAGCGGAGGTTTGTTCATCTTAAGCTTCTTAACAGGACTGATACCCTTAGACACAACCTTCTTGGGTGCCACCTCAACGGATTCACTGTTGCTGTAGTCGGCCTTTTGCTCCTGGCTTAAGGACGACAGGCCCTTGGGTTTGTCCTTTTTGAGGCTCGGCTTCGTCTTGAGAATCACCTTCTTGGTGACCGAGGAAGtaggcttgagcttctttttcttgtgACTGTTCTCAgaatcttcctcttcatcgctggCATCGCGCTTCTTCGGGCTGGCGGCGCGGGAGCCTGGCGCAGGAGTCGCCTTTTGTGATGAAGGTGGCGTTGTGTCATTCTGAGATCCGCCATTACTCAACTTCTGCGCTGCAGCTCGACTGGCATTGCGACCACTGTTCCCGATGCACGAGCCCATATGGTTATTCAGTCGAGTGACGAGAATGCAACGCTTGCATTTGCTGCAAGTAGCGGAGGGGAAAGAAAGAACATTGGGCGGTCGCTGTTCGGTATTGGGAGAATCGGTATTATTCTTTtccatgtccttcttcttcttgcctcgACCGGGACCTTGAGGAACCCAGCTCTGACCATAGATGTCGCACCCAGGCTTATCAATATAAGGATGTTTCTTGCAGTAGATGACACCGGGATCTGGTTTTTGAGCGCCTTTTCCGTCCGTCGGGTATAGGAGTCGGGGCAGATGGCATCGGGGGCACAGAATCTCAGCGGTCGTCTTGAGAGGATTGCCCTTCAGCAATACTTTTCCATCCTCGTATATAGCGGCGTCGGTCTCAATCCGTACGTCCGGTTTTGAGTCTGGCGTTGAGCTGTCGGACGCGTCGGATGCCAGCTTCTCGATGCGAATGGCAGCGGTGGTAGCTCTCGCAGTCTTCTCTTCGCGGTGCGTCTTCATCAATAGATCGCTCAGAACGTTGTAAAGCACATCGTCTAGTACAGCATGTGCCTGAGGGAGGTTCGCATTAGCGATTAATTAGAAAAGACATTGCCGATGGAAGGCGAGCAACAATTTCGAGGCAATGCTGCCGCGATAGGGGGCGCAGAGATGAGCAATCACCACAGAGGGCATGATGGCGCTCGCGGACGGCGACTGGTTTCGCATCGCAGGGAGGTGGACATGTAGAGAGATAGAGACCGAATACTTACCAACTTATCCATCGGAGCAGCATCATCTGGAGCGCTTATGACGCCCGCCCTGCCCGTGCCAGCATTCATGATGTCGCCGGATATCCTGAGTCCGAGCCAGGGCCGACAAGTTTGTAAGGAACAATACTGTAGAGCGGAGGGTGTGTAACTGAAATCGTgtgatgatgccgaggagCGAAACGGCAGCTACCGGGCGGAGGGGGGGTGTGCACGGAATTGCAGCTGGGGTACAGTAGTGTTACTGAGGTGAATACGGAGTAGGGGCGCTGGTTATTGCGATAAGAGAAAAAAAGTTTGGGGGAGAAAATATCGAAAGTTGAAGGTGAGAGAATTAATCGTGCAAGAGGAGGAATAATTAAATGTTTCGGAGTAAGAATGACGAGTAATTGTCACTCTGATCCGGATGAAACAATGAGTAAACCAAATGATAGGGAGTGGTGAGATGAATAAGGTAACAATTGATGAGTTTCTATTCTCCAATCTTGGTTTGCAGGAGGTTCCCAGCGCAGTGCGCTACAAGTTCAGCGTTTGCGTTCGGTAGGTAGCCGGGGAGAAATTTGAGATGGATCGATACCTACTGACGAACGGCCCAAGCGACGAAATAGGTGGCACGCTTATTGAAGCGAGCAATtcaaaaggaaaagaacaaaagaaCCACAAATGCAGTGACAAAATTTTTGATGCCAGCGATGAACCAAAGATGACGAGACGGTTGGTTCTGATGGTTCAAAGTTCAAGGGGAAGATTTTTGgcaaaaaaaataaaagtcAACGTTAGCAGAAGCCACCGAGCCTGAGCCTCAGTGAGAGTCAGTGTGCCCCAGCGCCCAGTGCTCACCTCCGTCGGTATCAGCCACTGAAATTAGAGACGTAGAGTTTGGGAGAAGAACGGGCATGGAGTCAGTCATCTCCACTCATAACGAATCTGACAAGATTAGGGGTTGCTATTTATCTTACCACAGCCCGATAATATTATCATTCAGGGACCGAGTCTAGCATACTTACCTACAGACGGGATGTGAAAGGTATCTAAGGTGGcgcctcagggagcaagaaaatatcagaccttgatacaaggtgtcaaaataagctcagcaaaaggtataCCGAGCTTATCCTAAACTCatactaagttacctaagtctttttgtcattaaAGAGCAAAgtcccgagttttctttcctcccctagggCAGTTATCGAGATCGATTGATCAAGATCCAGCAGCCTCGCTTGTATGAAGTTTAATTGATGACCATGGCAGATGCAAGGGGCGATCGATCACCTTCGACTTGGATGTCACTCATGCAGCTCATAGTGTACGGCTTTTATACCAAAGATTGCCCAAAGAACGAAGGAAACCCGACATAAAAGAGTCTATTCCGAGGGAGCAGTCAACAGAATATGTTTCATTACCGTATAGTGGTTATACTCATCCCTAGAGTTGCTCATGTGCTATCTGTTACCATCCATGGATCTACGAAGGATGTAATACTGCACGACACTAACCAAACCACTTACTCATCCTGCATCTCACAAACGACAACCGTCAATCGACTTTCAGGGGCGGGTACCCTTAAGAATATCGGCTGCTGCTAAATTTATCTAATTCCCATCAAGGGGTTCCCTTTAACGAATGGCGATCGACTTCAATCTAGATCTCTCACGTGGGATTGGCTATCccttccatcatcttgaatGCCATTCATTGGGCGATCCGCGCTAGTGGCTATCCAAGAGCCTCATCCCCTTTCTGGTCTTCCATGCTTTCTCGACCCTTTGGAGTACATACCTCCACGAAAGCATAATCCTCATTGCTCCGGATTGACACTTAGACTCAAAGAGTGCATAGTTTAGGGTTTCAGCTGGGTGATTGTCTCACTTCTCCCAAccttttgttttcttttcccttgtTTACAGTTGGTTGATATCTGCAGAATTCTGTCTCATATAAACAACCTCCGTCCTCTCTCAACAAAATACAACCTCTACCCGCCTCCATCATCCTCCAACTGCACATTTACTCACCTCCACGTCAATATGTCACTTCCGTCCACAAAACCCGCCCAAACCTCTATCcgatccttcttctccgcaAAAACACCCAAATATGCTCCTCCGCCTTCTCAGGGGGCTTCCATAGAACTCCCACCGCCTCCCCCGCCTCCTGCTGCTACTGCCCCTCCACCAACCTCGAAGGCGCCAGACTCCACGATAGCCTCGTTCCAAATCCCGCCTCTGCCGacatctcttcctcaagaagctgcgaTCCGGTTGGTCTCGAACGACGATATCAATGCTCTACGTCGCATCAAcgcccttcttctccccATCAGCTACCCCGACAACTTCTACCAACGTGCAGTTGATCCGACGTCTGGTCGCTTCTCCCGAGTCATCACCTGGGCTCACGATGGTTCCGAAGCCAAGGTCGTTGGCGGTGTCGTTTGCCGTGTTGAACCAATCCTCGATTCCAATAGCCAGGGTGTCATGCCCCAGAATCTATACATTCAGTCGCTATGTTTGCTCTCACCTTATCGATCGCTGGGTCTCGTGAACGCTGCAGTGGACAATATCATCGCAGGCGCTGTATCGGACCCCAACTTGAATGTGACAACTGTCACGGCCCACGTTTGGACTGAGAATGAGGAGGGTCTGAAATGGTATGAAGGTCGTGGCTTCAAGCGCGAGAACCAACCTATTGAGGGCTACTATCTCAAGCTGCGTCCCAATTCAGCCTGGCTAGTCAGCCGTCCAACTGGTGCTTCTGTCCGGAACTTGCtaccttcttcctcttctgcgCCTCAACAGAGTGTGCCTACGAGTGCAACTGCTGAGATTGCCAACCTGGACACAGCGTCAGGTCCTCCCAGAAATAGCACCTCAAGACCTCCCATGCCACAGTCTGGGAAATCCTATCAAAATCAACGACCTGAGACGGAGTGGAATGATCTCCCTGACGATATGGCAAACAGCCGTCTCGCACCGCCGCCCCGGGTAGGAAGTACTGGTTCTGGTGCAAGCTCTAGAAGCAGCTCTGCGGCGCGAAAGAAAAGGGATAGGTCTTATCCCGCGGCTGCGTTTGGGAATTAAGGCATAGACGTGGAAGACGTGATTGATGTAAGGTGCTGCTAAAGAAGAATAGATTGTTTCACGATGGTATACGATTTCAACGGTTCGGATGAGCTAGACGCACTTCAGAAAAAGACACAATATTAGACTTACCATAATAATAAACCAATAATTACTCCAGCTGTTCCTCGGGAAACTGAACATCAGATTATTCGTCTTAAAACTAGTTGCCTATACTTATACAACTTTTGAATGTGGGTAAAAACAGCCGAAGCGATGAAAATGTGGAAGAAAACGCCAAGGGCCCAAAGATGAACATGATCACATCCCTATATACATAAATCTTGACACGAGTTATCAACTCAGAAACATAACACCAATACATGCAGTTGCTCATCGACGCTTGTTATACCATATAGCTGCTAGCGCAAGGAGTCCGACAGCACCGCCAATGAGGAGTGCCTGGTTAGAGACTGGTGCTGAATCGACTATTAGATTGTTAGCAAATGTCGCTTAGGCAGAAGCCGAAGTTTGAATGGCTTGGGATGAAGGGTAGAACGTACGGATCGCATCAGAGGACTTGCGAGCGCGGTTGGACTCAGATCTCAAGTCAGTCAAATAATCTTCGGGCTTCTCCCTGCCAGCAGCCACCAAGGCAATTAGGGCGGCGCCGACACCGCTACCGTCCTTAGCGATACCGATGCggatcttctcagcacccTGTGGTCCAATGCCGTCGATGGCACGGAGGGCCTCGTAGATCATATCGCGGAAGAAAGGGTAGTGCTCGACGAGACTGCCATCGACACCGATATCAATAACCTCTTCATCGAGATCATTGAGCTTGCCAGAGTTGAGGGCGA
Proteins encoded in this window:
- a CDS encoding related to Minor histocompatibility antigen H13 — protein: MAENATDPAALEGSFDALNSTLSNGQSWLSSFAHIKDLSFVMLEVRLVLSAIGIIYLGAHAALRRPPSAQPAKKKKPGSKDDDEESFAQGLEPSDAIVFPLMAGAVLIGLYYLIQWLKDPDILNKILRWYMSTMSVASLVSIYSHGIEVVTSLAFPRYWRGRDGRLREADQKTRSVQVCDDAGNPDAAIPKTQNPFPGPFACLAFSEKIRKSGWELRGLLKRHWAIKLFIHGMGKEEGRIKFAHVVSLVMALATALIYSSTTSPLLSNMLGYAMCYGSLQLISPTDFLTSTLILVGLFFYDIIMVFYTPYMVTVATKLDVPIKLTFEAAERKSILGLGDIVIPGMVMALALRFDLWLHYDQKIKYESTNLKLIEKDPTSGALITRSETKHKEVKAKYVNVKGKWGDSLWTRGAFFIFGSQQLPPDLAAAHFRKTYFHASVIGYLLGMLVTLAMLLIFKRGQPALLYLVPGVLGSLWLTGLVRGEIKQMWKYTEDGSLDKIDVVVDLDGEGNAIKTLGRLEDGVVDTTKKDEKKDGEDKHKDKEDAKAKQEDKRKSKEDNHVFLLSVDAESETE
- a CDS encoding probable cyclophilin E — its product is MATNISLETTMGSLTVELYTNHAPKTCNNFTTLVRRGYYDNTIFHRIIPNFMIQGGDPTGTGRGGSSIYGDKFEDEIDPGLKHTGAGILSMANAGPNTNGSQFFITLAPTPWLDGKHTIFGRVKSGMSTVKRMGMVKTGSEDRPNEDIKIVKARIVEEEEEV